Proteins found in one Muntiacus reevesi chromosome 2, mMunRee1.1, whole genome shotgun sequence genomic segment:
- the LOC136161760 gene encoding leukocyte-associated immunoglobulin-like receptor 1 isoform X4, with translation MRELRRVLVSPGQTVGSCSPLPGTLPRPSISAEPGSVVPWGRPVSIVCRGPAGVRSFRLEKDDRHNYTDVGITSRGEQETKARFHINALREDAVGRYCCIYETESGWSERSEALSLEGTEEAVSALPTGPPAGGSSPTAQCCSSTAPTGLSTEQVYILIGVSVAFLLCLFLLVLLLLHRQHRRKRGRPRSKDEEQRHQGRLSPAVDVLDGTPDVASFDRFPDMDGEVGTSTPAAGGPQEVTYAQLNHKPLTQRAARAVSPPSTEPLAESSTYATIARH, from the exons ATGAGGGAACTGCGTCGTGTGCTGGTCTCCCCGGGACAGACTGTGGGGTCCTGCTCTCCCCTCCCAGGGACCCTGCCCAGACCCTCCATCTCAGCTGAGCCGGGCTCCGTGGTGCCCTGGGGGCGGCCGGTGAGCATCGTGTGCCGGGGCCCTGCCGGGGTTAGGAGCTTCCGCCTGGAGAAGGACGATAGACACAACTACACGGATGTAGGTATCACGTCCCGAGGTGAACAGGAGACAAAGGCCAGATTCCACATCAACGCCCTGCGTGAAGACGCCGTCGGGCGTTATTGCTGCATCTATGAAACAGAGTCTGGCTGGTCTGAGCGCAGCGAGGCCCTGAGCCTGGAGGGGACCGAGGAGGCTGTCTCTGCCCTGCCCACAG GACCCCCTGCAGGCGGCAGCTCCCCCACCGCTCAGTGCTGCTCCTCCACTG CTCCCACAGGCCTGTCGACGGAGCAGGTTTATATTCTCATTGGGGTCTCTGTGgcctttctcctttgtctcttcctcctggtccttctcctcctccatcgTCAGCACCGGAGAAAACGAG GGCGGCCCAGAAGCAAAGACGAGGAGCAGAGACACCAGGGGAG GCTCAGCCCAGCTGTGGATGTCCTAGATGGGACCCCAG ATGTGGCCAGCTTTGACAGATTTCCTGACATGGATGGAGAGGTGGGCACCTCG ACCCCTGCTGCAGGAGGCCCCCAAGAGGTGACCTACGCCCAGCTGAACCACAAGCCCCTCACCCAGAGGGCGGCCAGAGCTGTGTCCCCGCCATCCACAGAGCCCCTGGCCGAGTCCAGCACGTATGCAACCATTGCCAGACATTGA
- the LOC136161760 gene encoding leukocyte-associated immunoglobulin-like receptor 1 isoform X6 has protein sequence MGRFGPGRGVGCGRSVWPRWPAPSRMRELRRVLVSPGQTVGSCSPLPGTLPRPSISAEPGSVVPWGRPVSIVCRGPAGVRSFRLEKDDRHNYTDVGITSRGEQETKARFHINALREDAVGRYCCIYETESGWSERSEALSLEGTEEAVSALPTGRPRSKDEEQRHQGRLSPAVDVLDGTPDVASFDRFPDMDGEVGTSTPAAGGPQEVTYAQLNHKPLTQRAARAVSPPSTEPLAESSTYATIARH, from the exons ATGGGAAGGTTCGGTCCTGGACGCGGGGTCGGGTGTGGG CGCTCTGTCTGGCCCAGATGGCCTGCACCCAGCAGG ATGAGGGAACTGCGTCGTGTGCTGGTCTCCCCGGGACAGACTGTGGGGTCCTGCTCTCCCCTCCCAGGGACCCTGCCCAGACCCTCCATCTCAGCTGAGCCGGGCTCCGTGGTGCCCTGGGGGCGGCCGGTGAGCATCGTGTGCCGGGGCCCTGCCGGGGTTAGGAGCTTCCGCCTGGAGAAGGACGATAGACACAACTACACGGATGTAGGTATCACGTCCCGAGGTGAACAGGAGACAAAGGCCAGATTCCACATCAACGCCCTGCGTGAAGACGCCGTCGGGCGTTATTGCTGCATCTATGAAACAGAGTCTGGCTGGTCTGAGCGCAGCGAGGCCCTGAGCCTGGAGGGGACCGAGGAGGCTGTCTCTGCCCTGCCCACAG GGCGGCCCAGAAGCAAAGACGAGGAGCAGAGACACCAGGGGAG GCTCAGCCCAGCTGTGGATGTCCTAGATGGGACCCCAG ATGTGGCCAGCTTTGACAGATTTCCTGACATGGATGGAGAGGTGGGCACCTCG ACCCCTGCTGCAGGAGGCCCCCAAGAGGTGACCTACGCCCAGCTGAACCACAAGCCCCTCACCCAGAGGGCGGCCAGAGCTGTGTCCCCGCCATCCACAGAGCCCCTGGCCGAGTCCAGCACGTATGCAACCATTGCCAGACATTGA
- the LOC136161760 gene encoding leukocyte-associated immunoglobulin-like receptor 1 isoform X5 produces MACTQQGTLPRPSISAEPGSVVPWGRPVSIVCRGPAGVRSFRLEKDDRHNYTDVGITSRGEQETKARFHINALREDAVGRYCCIYETESGWSERSEALSLEGTEEAVSALPTGPPAGGSSPTAQCCSSTAPTGLSTEQVYILIGVSVAFLLCLFLLVLLLLHRQHRRKRGRPRSKDEEQRHQGRLSPAVDVLDGTPDVASFDRFPDMDGEVGTSTPAAGGPQEVTYAQLNHKPLTQRAARAVSPPSTEPLAESSTYATIARH; encoded by the exons ATGGCCTGCACCCAGCAGG GGACCCTGCCCAGACCCTCCATCTCAGCTGAGCCGGGCTCCGTGGTGCCCTGGGGGCGGCCGGTGAGCATCGTGTGCCGGGGCCCTGCCGGGGTTAGGAGCTTCCGCCTGGAGAAGGACGATAGACACAACTACACGGATGTAGGTATCACGTCCCGAGGTGAACAGGAGACAAAGGCCAGATTCCACATCAACGCCCTGCGTGAAGACGCCGTCGGGCGTTATTGCTGCATCTATGAAACAGAGTCTGGCTGGTCTGAGCGCAGCGAGGCCCTGAGCCTGGAGGGGACCGAGGAGGCTGTCTCTGCCCTGCCCACAG GACCCCCTGCAGGCGGCAGCTCCCCCACCGCTCAGTGCTGCTCCTCCACTG CTCCCACAGGCCTGTCGACGGAGCAGGTTTATATTCTCATTGGGGTCTCTGTGgcctttctcctttgtctcttcctcctggtccttctcctcctccatcgTCAGCACCGGAGAAAACGAG GGCGGCCCAGAAGCAAAGACGAGGAGCAGAGACACCAGGGGAG GCTCAGCCCAGCTGTGGATGTCCTAGATGGGACCCCAG ATGTGGCCAGCTTTGACAGATTTCCTGACATGGATGGAGAGGTGGGCACCTCG ACCCCTGCTGCAGGAGGCCCCCAAGAGGTGACCTACGCCCAGCTGAACCACAAGCCCCTCACCCAGAGGGCGGCCAGAGCTGTGTCCCCGCCATCCACAGAGCCCCTGGCCGAGTCCAGCACGTATGCAACCATTGCCAGACATTGA
- the LOC136161760 gene encoding leukocyte-associated immunoglobulin-like receptor 1 isoform X2: MGRFGPGRGVGCGRSVWPRWPAPSRMRELRRVLVSPGQTVGSCSPLPGTLPRPSISAEPGSVVPWGRPVSIVCRGPAGVRSFRLEKDDRHNYTDVGITSRGEQETKARFHINALREDAVGRYCCIYETESGWSERSEALSLEGTEEAVSALPTAPTGLSTEQVYILIGVSVAFLLCLFLLVLLLLHRQHRRKRGRPRSKDEEQRHQGRLSPAVDVLDGTPDVASFDRFPDMDGEVGTSTPAAGGPQEVTYAQLNHKPLTQRAARAVSPPSTEPLAESSTYATIARH; the protein is encoded by the exons ATGGGAAGGTTCGGTCCTGGACGCGGGGTCGGGTGTGGG CGCTCTGTCTGGCCCAGATGGCCTGCACCCAGCAGG ATGAGGGAACTGCGTCGTGTGCTGGTCTCCCCGGGACAGACTGTGGGGTCCTGCTCTCCCCTCCCAGGGACCCTGCCCAGACCCTCCATCTCAGCTGAGCCGGGCTCCGTGGTGCCCTGGGGGCGGCCGGTGAGCATCGTGTGCCGGGGCCCTGCCGGGGTTAGGAGCTTCCGCCTGGAGAAGGACGATAGACACAACTACACGGATGTAGGTATCACGTCCCGAGGTGAACAGGAGACAAAGGCCAGATTCCACATCAACGCCCTGCGTGAAGACGCCGTCGGGCGTTATTGCTGCATCTATGAAACAGAGTCTGGCTGGTCTGAGCGCAGCGAGGCCCTGAGCCTGGAGGGGACCGAGGAGGCTGTCTCTGCCCTGCCCACAG CTCCCACAGGCCTGTCGACGGAGCAGGTTTATATTCTCATTGGGGTCTCTGTGgcctttctcctttgtctcttcctcctggtccttctcctcctccatcgTCAGCACCGGAGAAAACGAG GGCGGCCCAGAAGCAAAGACGAGGAGCAGAGACACCAGGGGAG GCTCAGCCCAGCTGTGGATGTCCTAGATGGGACCCCAG ATGTGGCCAGCTTTGACAGATTTCCTGACATGGATGGAGAGGTGGGCACCTCG ACCCCTGCTGCAGGAGGCCCCCAAGAGGTGACCTACGCCCAGCTGAACCACAAGCCCCTCACCCAGAGGGCGGCCAGAGCTGTGTCCCCGCCATCCACAGAGCCCCTGGCCGAGTCCAGCACGTATGCAACCATTGCCAGACATTGA
- the LOC136161760 gene encoding leukocyte-associated immunoglobulin-like receptor 1 isoform X3: protein MAPGPSTLLGLALCLAQMACTQQGTLPRPSISAEPGSVVPWGRPVSIVCRGPAGVRSFRLEKDDRHNYTDVGITSRGEQETKARFHINALREDAVGRYCCIYETESGWSERSEALSLEGTEEAVSALPTGPPAGGSSPTAQCCSSTAPTGLSTEQVYILIGVSVAFLLCLFLLVLLLLHRQHRRKRGRPRSKDEEQRHQGRLSPAVDVLDGTPDVASFDRFPDMDGEVGTSTPAAGGPQEVTYAQLNHKPLTQRAARAVSPPSTEPLAESSTYATIARH, encoded by the exons ATGGCGCCCGGACCCTCCACCCTCCTGGGCCTGG CGCTCTGTCTGGCCCAGATGGCCTGCACCCAGCAGG GGACCCTGCCCAGACCCTCCATCTCAGCTGAGCCGGGCTCCGTGGTGCCCTGGGGGCGGCCGGTGAGCATCGTGTGCCGGGGCCCTGCCGGGGTTAGGAGCTTCCGCCTGGAGAAGGACGATAGACACAACTACACGGATGTAGGTATCACGTCCCGAGGTGAACAGGAGACAAAGGCCAGATTCCACATCAACGCCCTGCGTGAAGACGCCGTCGGGCGTTATTGCTGCATCTATGAAACAGAGTCTGGCTGGTCTGAGCGCAGCGAGGCCCTGAGCCTGGAGGGGACCGAGGAGGCTGTCTCTGCCCTGCCCACAG GACCCCCTGCAGGCGGCAGCTCCCCCACCGCTCAGTGCTGCTCCTCCACTG CTCCCACAGGCCTGTCGACGGAGCAGGTTTATATTCTCATTGGGGTCTCTGTGgcctttctcctttgtctcttcctcctggtccttctcctcctccatcgTCAGCACCGGAGAAAACGAG GGCGGCCCAGAAGCAAAGACGAGGAGCAGAGACACCAGGGGAG GCTCAGCCCAGCTGTGGATGTCCTAGATGGGACCCCAG ATGTGGCCAGCTTTGACAGATTTCCTGACATGGATGGAGAGGTGGGCACCTCG ACCCCTGCTGCAGGAGGCCCCCAAGAGGTGACCTACGCCCAGCTGAACCACAAGCCCCTCACCCAGAGGGCGGCCAGAGCTGTGTCCCCGCCATCCACAGAGCCCCTGGCCGAGTCCAGCACGTATGCAACCATTGCCAGACATTGA
- the LOC136161760 gene encoding leukocyte-associated immunoglobulin-like receptor 1 isoform X1 has translation MGRFGPGRGVGCGRSVWPRWPAPSRMRELRRVLVSPGQTVGSCSPLPGTLPRPSISAEPGSVVPWGRPVSIVCRGPAGVRSFRLEKDDRHNYTDVGITSRGEQETKARFHINALREDAVGRYCCIYETESGWSERSEALSLEGTEEAVSALPTGPPAGGSSPTAQCCSSTAPTGLSTEQVYILIGVSVAFLLCLFLLVLLLLHRQHRRKRGRPRSKDEEQRHQGRLSPAVDVLDGTPDVASFDRFPDMDGEVGTSTPAAGGPQEVTYAQLNHKPLTQRAARAVSPPSTEPLAESSTYATIARH, from the exons ATGGGAAGGTTCGGTCCTGGACGCGGGGTCGGGTGTGGG CGCTCTGTCTGGCCCAGATGGCCTGCACCCAGCAGG ATGAGGGAACTGCGTCGTGTGCTGGTCTCCCCGGGACAGACTGTGGGGTCCTGCTCTCCCCTCCCAGGGACCCTGCCCAGACCCTCCATCTCAGCTGAGCCGGGCTCCGTGGTGCCCTGGGGGCGGCCGGTGAGCATCGTGTGCCGGGGCCCTGCCGGGGTTAGGAGCTTCCGCCTGGAGAAGGACGATAGACACAACTACACGGATGTAGGTATCACGTCCCGAGGTGAACAGGAGACAAAGGCCAGATTCCACATCAACGCCCTGCGTGAAGACGCCGTCGGGCGTTATTGCTGCATCTATGAAACAGAGTCTGGCTGGTCTGAGCGCAGCGAGGCCCTGAGCCTGGAGGGGACCGAGGAGGCTGTCTCTGCCCTGCCCACAG GACCCCCTGCAGGCGGCAGCTCCCCCACCGCTCAGTGCTGCTCCTCCACTG CTCCCACAGGCCTGTCGACGGAGCAGGTTTATATTCTCATTGGGGTCTCTGTGgcctttctcctttgtctcttcctcctggtccttctcctcctccatcgTCAGCACCGGAGAAAACGAG GGCGGCCCAGAAGCAAAGACGAGGAGCAGAGACACCAGGGGAG GCTCAGCCCAGCTGTGGATGTCCTAGATGGGACCCCAG ATGTGGCCAGCTTTGACAGATTTCCTGACATGGATGGAGAGGTGGGCACCTCG ACCCCTGCTGCAGGAGGCCCCCAAGAGGTGACCTACGCCCAGCTGAACCACAAGCCCCTCACCCAGAGGGCGGCCAGAGCTGTGTCCCCGCCATCCACAGAGCCCCTGGCCGAGTCCAGCACGTATGCAACCATTGCCAGACATTGA